A genomic stretch from Spongiibacter nanhainus includes:
- a CDS encoding TIGR02449 family protein, producing MDERQLRSLERKIDELIELCDQLDRENRELKADAQNWRSEREQLIEKTDTARAKVEAMIQRLRTLEKDS from the coding sequence ATGGACGAGCGACAGCTTCGCAGCCTGGAACGAAAAATCGATGAGCTGATCGAACTCTGCGATCAACTGGACCGGGAAAACCGAGAACTGAAAGCCGATGCGCAAAACTGGCGCTCGGAGCGGGAACAGTTGATCGAGAAAACCGATACCGCGCGGGCCAAGGTTGAAGCGATGATCCAACGGCTGCGCACTCTGGAAAAGGATTCGTAA
- the ilvA gene encoding threonine ammonia-lyase, biosynthetic, translated as MLTPTAAGSAPSTMPQSYIKKILDARVYDVAIESPVDPAPQLSRRLNNNVLLKREDLQPVFSFKLRGAYNKMMHLTEEERRKGVIAASAGNHAQGLALSATKLGVKATIVMPRTTPQIKVDAVRARGGKVVLQGDTYDEASNYAKKLVQEKGMVYVHPYDDPEVIAGQGTVGMEILRQVHGPLDAVFVPVGGGGLAAGVAAYIKFVRPEVKVIAVEPEDAACLKLAMEKQRRARLPEVGIFADGVAVAQIGKETFRVLRKTIDDVITANTDEICAAIKDIFDDTRSIAEPAGALALAGLKKYVEREGCEGKTLLAIDSGANTNFDRLRYISERTEIGEQREAILSVTIPERPGSFKKFCNALGKRNITEFNYRYGDDQDAQIFVGVSVRQGGEDRRELVSSLEGMGYPVLDMTDNEMAKLHIRHLVGGHRPASVEHELLYRFEFPERPGALMNFLTKLGNRWNISLFHYRNHGAAYGRVLVALQADPTQRKDLESFLDKLAYPYHEESENPAYKLFLS; from the coding sequence CTGCTTACGCCCACAGCTGCCGGGAGTGCGCCCTCTACCATGCCGCAAAGCTATATCAAGAAAATACTGGATGCCCGTGTCTACGATGTGGCGATCGAATCGCCGGTGGACCCTGCGCCCCAGTTGTCCCGCCGTTTAAACAACAATGTCCTGCTCAAGCGGGAGGATCTGCAACCGGTTTTTTCCTTCAAACTGCGCGGTGCCTACAACAAGATGATGCACCTGACCGAGGAGGAGCGTCGCAAAGGCGTGATCGCCGCATCGGCAGGGAATCACGCTCAGGGCCTGGCGCTTTCCGCCACTAAACTGGGTGTAAAAGCGACCATCGTGATGCCCCGAACCACTCCACAGATTAAGGTGGATGCGGTACGCGCCCGGGGCGGCAAGGTGGTACTGCAGGGCGATACTTACGACGAGGCCTCCAACTACGCCAAGAAGCTGGTACAAGAAAAGGGCATGGTGTACGTCCACCCCTACGACGATCCAGAGGTGATAGCTGGGCAGGGTACAGTGGGTATGGAGATTCTGCGCCAGGTCCACGGCCCCTTGGATGCGGTATTTGTGCCGGTCGGTGGCGGCGGTCTGGCAGCCGGCGTCGCGGCGTACATCAAATTTGTACGCCCGGAAGTGAAGGTCATTGCGGTAGAGCCGGAAGACGCCGCGTGCCTGAAGTTGGCCATGGAAAAGCAGCGGCGGGCCCGTCTGCCGGAGGTGGGCATTTTTGCCGATGGCGTCGCCGTGGCGCAGATCGGTAAAGAGACCTTCCGAGTGCTGCGCAAAACCATCGACGATGTAATTACCGCCAACACCGATGAAATCTGCGCCGCCATCAAAGACATCTTTGACGACACCCGCTCTATCGCCGAGCCGGCAGGTGCCTTGGCTCTGGCGGGCCTGAAGAAATACGTCGAGCGGGAGGGCTGCGAAGGTAAAACTCTGCTGGCCATCGACAGCGGCGCCAACACCAACTTTGACCGCCTGCGCTATATCTCTGAGCGCACCGAGATTGGCGAACAGCGTGAAGCGATTCTCAGCGTGACCATTCCCGAGCGCCCCGGCAGTTTTAAGAAGTTTTGCAATGCCCTGGGCAAGCGCAATATCACTGAGTTCAACTACCGCTACGGCGACGACCAGGACGCGCAGATTTTTGTGGGGGTGTCGGTCAGACAAGGTGGCGAGGATCGCCGCGAGCTGGTGTCGTCATTGGAGGGTATGGGCTATCCAGTGCTGGATATGACCGACAACGAAATGGCCAAACTCCATATCCGTCATCTGGTAGGGGGGCACCGGCCCGCCTCGGTGGAGCACGAGCTGCTGTATCGCTTTGAGTTTCCCGAGCGCCCTGGCGCGTTGATGAACTTCCTGACCAAGCTGGGCAATCGCTGGAATATCTCCCTGTTCCACTACCGCAACCACGGCGCCGCCTACGGCCGGGTGTTGGTGGCATTGCAGGCTGATCCAACACAGCGCAAAGACCTGGAAAGTTTTCTCGACAAGCTCGCCTACCCCTATCACGAAGAGAGCGAGAACCCCGCCTACAAGCTGTTTTTGAGCTAG
- a CDS encoding 5-formyltetrahydrofolate cyclo-ligase, with protein sequence MNRQQKQQLRRHLREQRQSLSAGQQQHAAFQAMRHLQRLPVFRQARHIAAYLANDGELSTEVILRRIARSQKQLYLPVIHARRDTVSMAFHRYRLRQHLGRNRFGIDEPGSRRLPARAPHSLDLVLLPLVGFDRRGSRLGMGGGFYDRAFAYKRRRNGRRNPALVGLAHSCQEVERIPGDDWDIPLDAIITEQGVIWTSRL encoded by the coding sequence ATGAATCGTCAGCAAAAACAACAGCTTCGCCGCCACCTGCGGGAGCAACGCCAATCCCTCAGCGCCGGGCAACAGCAACACGCTGCTTTCCAAGCCATGCGGCATTTACAGCGCCTGCCAGTGTTTCGGCAGGCCCGCCATATCGCCGCCTACCTCGCCAACGATGGCGAGCTCTCCACCGAAGTGATATTGCGCCGCATTGCCCGCAGCCAAAAACAGCTCTACCTACCTGTCATTCACGCCCGGCGCGACACCGTCAGCATGGCCTTTCATCGCTACCGCCTGCGGCAACATCTGGGCCGAAACCGCTTCGGTATTGACGAGCCCGGCTCGCGACGATTGCCCGCCCGCGCGCCGCACAGCTTGGATTTGGTATTGCTGCCGCTGGTGGGCTTTGATCGCCGCGGCAGTCGGTTGGGGATGGGGGGAGGCTTCTACGACCGCGCCTTTGCCTACAAGCGCCGCCGCAACGGTCGGCGCAATCCCGCTCTGGTGGGCCTCGCCCACAGCTGCCAAGAGGTAGAGCGCATTCCCGGCGACGATTGGGACATCCCGCTGGACGCCATCATCACCGAGCAGGGCGTGATTTGGACCTCGCGCCTATAG
- a CDS encoding UPF0149 family protein: MSQALKHDDLADLFLHIGALQPPAELHGYATGYIAVGGRATLSSWLDQCAELLDIDKPNPELGEPLFAIYQSALTQLQAGDMGLSLLLPGDEFELEARIASLGQWCQGFLTGFAMAAKMSGGSLADASDDLKEALNDLAAIAQISADQPDAEEGEQDFFEVCEYVRVVAMTIYAECHEADEASTANPTNGDQGPPAGHRLH; the protein is encoded by the coding sequence ATGTCCCAAGCCCTAAAACACGATGATCTGGCCGACCTGTTTTTGCACATCGGGGCTCTGCAGCCGCCGGCGGAGCTGCACGGCTACGCCACTGGCTATATCGCGGTGGGCGGCCGAGCGACACTGTCGTCCTGGTTGGATCAGTGTGCCGAGTTACTGGATATCGACAAGCCCAACCCGGAGCTCGGTGAGCCCCTTTTTGCCATTTATCAGTCGGCCCTGACGCAATTGCAGGCCGGCGACATGGGCCTGAGCTTATTGCTGCCCGGGGATGAGTTTGAGCTGGAGGCTCGCATTGCCAGCTTGGGGCAGTGGTGCCAGGGTTTTCTGACCGGCTTTGCCATGGCTGCCAAAATGAGCGGCGGGTCGTTAGCCGATGCCTCCGACGACCTTAAAGAGGCCCTCAACGACCTGGCCGCCATCGCGCAAATCTCGGCGGATCAACCCGATGCCGAGGAGGGCGAGCAAGACTTTTTTGAAGTCTGTGAGTATGTGCGGGTGGTGGCAATGACCATTTACGCCGAGTGCCATGAGGCAGATGAGGCGAGCACGGCGAATCCGACCAACGGTGATCAGGGCCCTCCCGCCGGTCATCGGCTACATTGA
- the pepP gene encoding Xaa-Pro aminopeptidase encodes MTITKQEFARRRKNLMGMMEPDSIAIVPSAKMQIRSRDSEYAFRQDSDFFYLSGFDEPDAVLVLLPGREAGEYVLFCQDRDPAMELWTGYRAGPEGACQHYGADDAFPISDIDDILPGLIEGRERVYYAMGRHAEFDQQVMHWVNVIRSKVRSGAHPPGEFLDLDHFLHDMRLFKSAAELRIMKEAGEISARAHTRAMRFCRPGVYEYQLEAEIQHEFAMAGARFPAYSSIVGSGKNGCILHYVENSDQVKDGDLVLIDAGCEYQHYAADITRTFPANGRFSGEQRALYEVVLAAQQAAFDTIRVDNHWNAPHEATVQVITEGLVALGLLKGDVNELIEKEAYRPFYMHRAGHWLGMDVHDVGDYKIGGNWRVLEENMVMTVEPGIYVAPDNSDVDPRWRGIGIRIEDDVAVTKAGCDILTADVVKNIDDVEALMAENA; translated from the coding sequence ATGACTATTACCAAGCAGGAATTTGCCCGCCGTCGCAAAAACCTGATGGGCATGATGGAGCCCGACAGTATTGCCATTGTGCCCTCTGCCAAAATGCAGATTCGCAGCCGGGATTCGGAATATGCGTTTCGACAGGATAGCGACTTCTTTTACCTGAGCGGTTTTGATGAACCCGATGCGGTACTGGTTTTGCTGCCAGGGCGCGAGGCCGGCGAGTATGTGCTGTTCTGTCAGGATCGGGACCCGGCCATGGAGCTGTGGACAGGCTATCGCGCCGGCCCGGAGGGGGCCTGCCAGCACTACGGCGCCGACGACGCCTTTCCCATCAGCGATATTGACGACATTCTGCCTGGGCTGATTGAAGGCCGGGAGCGGGTCTACTACGCCATGGGGCGCCACGCTGAGTTCGATCAGCAGGTGATGCACTGGGTCAACGTGATTCGCTCCAAGGTGCGCAGTGGTGCGCATCCCCCCGGTGAGTTTCTCGACCTCGATCACTTCCTCCACGATATGCGCCTGTTTAAAAGTGCCGCCGAGCTGCGCATTATGAAAGAAGCCGGCGAAATTTCTGCCCGCGCCCACACCCGCGCCATGCGCTTTTGTCGGCCCGGTGTCTACGAGTACCAGCTTGAGGCGGAAATTCAGCACGAGTTTGCCATGGCGGGGGCTCGCTTCCCCGCCTATAGCTCGATCGTGGGCAGCGGTAAAAACGGCTGCATTTTGCACTACGTAGAGAACAGCGATCAGGTTAAGGATGGCGATTTGGTGCTTATCGACGCCGGTTGCGAATACCAGCACTACGCGGCGGATATCACCCGTACTTTCCCCGCCAACGGTCGTTTCAGTGGCGAGCAGCGGGCGTTGTACGAGGTGGTTCTGGCGGCGCAGCAGGCGGCCTTTGACACTATCCGCGTCGATAACCACTGGAACGCCCCCCACGAGGCGACGGTGCAGGTGATCACCGAGGGGCTGGTGGCCCTGGGGCTGCTCAAAGGTGATGTTAACGAACTGATCGAGAAAGAGGCCTATCGGCCCTTCTACATGCACCGAGCGGGACACTGGTTGGGCATGGACGTGCACGATGTGGGCGACTACAAGATCGGTGGCAACTGGCGGGTGCTGGAAGAGAATATGGTAATGACGGTGGAGCCCGGCATTTATGTGGCCCCGGATAACAGCGATGTCGATCCGCGGTGGCGAGGCATTGGCATTCGCATTGAAGACGACGTCGCGGTGACTAAGGCCGGCTGTGACATTCTTACCGCCGATGTGGTGAAGAATATCGATGACGTCGAAGCGCTGATGGCGGAGAACGCTTGA
- a CDS encoding response regulator, with translation MMMTAESNADRARVLFVDDEPRILIAMKALFRNTYEVFTANSGDAALDILRDNDVDVVVSDQRMPQMTGVEFLRSAKRLRPRAIRVLLTGYSDLSAILDAINDGEIFRYINKPWANADLRATIADAVKASEVDCEPELVDDEVGTEAEAGSSEAASQPAAEAQTGGPGVLVLDDDEPTRTALHRVLSQERAVYTAQNLDQALDILERQSVGVLVTDLTVDGDNVSTLLQALRQHHPSLVAIVLSAHADAGQSIELINHGQIYRFLNKPVGEGLLRGSINLAMRRHEVLLRNPQQTLRLVAENTAPPPPEKDKRGVFKRIGRLFGLTA, from the coding sequence ATGATGATGACAGCAGAATCCAATGCCGATCGCGCGCGCGTCTTATTTGTCGATGACGAGCCGCGCATTCTCATCGCAATGAAGGCCTTGTTCCGCAACACTTACGAGGTGTTCACCGCCAATTCCGGCGATGCCGCTCTGGACATTTTGCGGGACAACGACGTGGACGTCGTGGTCAGCGATCAGCGCATGCCACAAATGACCGGCGTGGAGTTTTTGCGCAGCGCCAAGCGCCTGCGGCCCCGAGCCATCCGGGTATTGCTAACGGGCTACTCAGACTTAAGCGCCATTCTCGATGCCATTAACGACGGCGAGATATTCCGCTATATCAACAAGCCCTGGGCCAATGCCGATTTGCGGGCCACCATTGCCGATGCGGTTAAGGCCTCGGAAGTGGATTGCGAGCCCGAACTGGTCGACGACGAGGTGGGCACAGAGGCGGAAGCGGGCAGTTCAGAGGCAGCCTCCCAGCCCGCCGCCGAAGCCCAAACAGGTGGCCCGGGTGTATTGGTCTTGGACGACGACGAGCCCACCCGCACGGCTTTACATCGGGTGCTAAGCCAGGAGCGCGCTGTATACACCGCGCAGAATCTGGACCAAGCCCTGGATATTCTGGAGCGACAGTCTGTGGGGGTCCTGGTCACCGACCTGACCGTAGATGGCGACAATGTCAGCACGCTGCTTCAGGCGCTGCGGCAGCATCACCCCTCGCTGGTGGCGATTGTGCTTTCCGCTCACGCCGATGCTGGCCAAAGCATTGAATTGATCAATCACGGGCAGATTTATCGCTTCCTCAACAAGCCAGTCGGTGAGGGTTTGCTGCGGGGCAGTATCAACCTCGCCATGCGTCGGCACGAGGTGCTGCTGCGCAATCCTCAACAAACCCTGCGCCTGGTTGCTGAAAATACTGCACCACCGCCGCCGGAAAAAGATAAGCGCGGTGTCTTTAAGCGCATCGGTCGTCTGTTCGGGCTCACCGCCTAG
- the ubiH gene encoding 2-octaprenyl-6-methoxyphenyl hydroxylase translates to MNTSYDIVIAGGGMVGISLALSLHHHSRGQLKVAVVESFPLPPVGAAPEYRPSFDARSTALSYGSAEIYRQLGVWSTLSQYACDIRRIHVSDRGHFGSAEMTAASQGWPALGHVVENAWLGSVLLDRLRRDSNVEMIAPAAVSEVEIRDGAAVVTVADKATDESRTVEAKLLVVADGADSGLRQKLGIHGLEDDYHQVAYIANIATERPHEGCAFERFTADGPLAMLPLLPDQQQRSRSALVWTFPADEAAAVADWPDESFLENLQARFGYRLGRLVEVGRRASYPLRLVRAEEQIRRRVAVMGNAAHSLHPVAGQGFNLALRDADCLAELLAAAQTRGQDIGELTVLQSYLQRQGRDQWLTTAFSDRVTRLFSNRQPLLSVARNLGLLGLDMAPPLKSRFVAQAAGMAAAGGAPPGRSPRAE, encoded by the coding sequence TTGAATACGTCCTACGACATTGTTATTGCCGGCGGCGGCATGGTAGGGATCAGCCTGGCGCTGAGTCTTCACCACCACAGTCGCGGCCAGCTGAAGGTGGCGGTGGTGGAGTCCTTTCCGCTGCCGCCGGTGGGGGCGGCGCCCGAATACCGTCCCAGTTTTGATGCCCGCTCCACAGCCCTGTCCTATGGCAGTGCCGAGATTTATCGCCAGCTCGGGGTATGGTCAACGCTGTCTCAGTACGCCTGCGACATTCGCCGCATTCATGTGTCTGATCGAGGCCATTTTGGCAGTGCCGAAATGACCGCAGCCAGTCAGGGCTGGCCGGCGCTGGGGCACGTGGTGGAAAACGCCTGGCTGGGCAGCGTGCTGTTGGACCGACTGCGCCGGGACAGCAACGTTGAAATGATTGCGCCTGCAGCGGTTAGCGAGGTTGAGATTCGCGACGGTGCTGCGGTGGTGACTGTAGCTGATAAAGCCACTGACGAATCCCGCACTGTTGAGGCCAAACTGCTGGTGGTGGCCGATGGCGCTGACTCAGGTCTGCGCCAAAAACTGGGTATTCACGGACTGGAAGACGATTACCACCAAGTGGCCTACATTGCCAATATCGCCACCGAGCGGCCCCATGAGGGCTGTGCTTTCGAGCGCTTTACCGCCGATGGCCCGCTGGCAATGTTACCGCTGCTGCCGGATCAGCAGCAGCGCTCCCGCTCGGCCCTGGTGTGGACTTTCCCCGCCGATGAGGCAGCGGCGGTGGCGGACTGGCCGGACGAGAGCTTCCTGGAGAATCTGCAGGCCCGCTTTGGCTATCGCCTGGGGCGCCTTGTGGAAGTGGGCCGGCGCGCCAGCTATCCGCTGCGACTGGTGCGGGCAGAAGAGCAAATTCGCCGCCGGGTGGCGGTGATGGGCAATGCCGCTCATTCCCTGCACCCAGTGGCGGGGCAGGGCTTTAACCTGGCCCTGCGGGATGCCGATTGTCTGGCGGAGCTGCTGGCCGCTGCTCAGACTCGCGGGCAGGATATCGGCGAGCTGACAGTGTTGCAGTCATACTTGCAGCGACAGGGTCGGGACCAGTGGCTGACCACCGCCTTTTCAGATCGGGTGACCCGCTTGTTCAGCAATCGTCAGCCGCTGTTGAGTGTGGCCCGCAACCTGGGGCTGTTGGGCCTGGATATGGCGCCGCCGCTGAAGTCCCGCTTTGTGGCTCAGGCGGCGGGCATGGCGGCGGCCGGCGGAGCGCCGCCCGGCAGATCGCCGCGAGCGGAGTAG
- a CDS encoding UbiH/UbiF/VisC/COQ6 family ubiquinone biosynthesis hydroxylase, which yields MAEEQVCDVLIVGGGLAGGALALALADSSLRVAVVEAQPFPEQLPPLGESVADYDPRVSALTEASRRFLDSLGVWRDIVAQRACAYREMSVWDAEGTGEIHFDAADVGRPCLGHIVENRIITTSLLHRLRQRGGVQCIFGVQAESLENCGDSAVLQLADGRRLRAALVVAADGANSRVRQWAGFHTREWDYKHWAIATTVETSQSHRDTAWQRFLPEGPLAFLPLADAEGSGTFSSIVWSATPALAESLMAQPDDEFCTSLGRHFEHRLGEVVATGKRFSFPLRQRHAVDYFRGSVVLIGDAAHSIHPLAGQGINLGFADAQALAEELLRGRERQLSAGDRGVLARYQRRRKGDNLAMMAAMEGFQNLFGSSLPPLRLIRNIGMSWLDGAAPLKRRIVSRAMGIEAGV from the coding sequence ATGGCCGAAGAACAAGTCTGCGATGTGCTGATTGTGGGTGGTGGTCTGGCCGGCGGCGCCCTGGCCCTGGCCCTGGCGGACAGCTCCCTGCGGGTCGCGGTGGTGGAGGCCCAGCCCTTTCCTGAGCAATTGCCGCCGCTGGGTGAAAGCGTTGCCGATTACGACCCCAGAGTTAGCGCGCTGACCGAGGCCTCCCGGCGCTTTTTAGACAGCCTCGGAGTGTGGCGGGATATTGTCGCCCAGCGTGCTTGTGCCTACCGGGAGATGTCAGTGTGGGATGCCGAGGGCACCGGAGAGATTCATTTTGATGCGGCGGACGTGGGCCGGCCTTGCCTGGGCCACATTGTCGAAAACCGCATCATTACCACCAGTCTGTTGCACCGCCTGCGGCAGCGAGGCGGTGTGCAGTGTATTTTCGGTGTGCAGGCCGAGTCACTGGAGAATTGCGGTGATAGCGCCGTGCTGCAACTAGCGGATGGTCGCCGCCTGCGGGCCGCACTGGTGGTGGCCGCCGATGGCGCCAACTCCCGGGTGCGGCAATGGGCCGGTTTTCACACCCGGGAGTGGGATTACAAACACTGGGCCATAGCCACCACGGTGGAGACCTCTCAATCCCATCGCGATACCGCTTGGCAGCGGTTTTTGCCGGAGGGCCCACTGGCCTTTTTGCCGTTGGCGGACGCCGAGGGTAGCGGCACCTTTAGCTCCATTGTCTGGTCGGCTACGCCGGCGCTGGCGGAATCGTTGATGGCGCAACCTGACGATGAGTTTTGCACATCCTTGGGCCGCCATTTTGAGCACCGATTGGGCGAGGTGGTGGCCACTGGCAAGCGTTTTAGCTTCCCGCTGCGCCAGCGCCACGCAGTGGATTATTTCCGGGGTTCGGTGGTGCTGATCGGCGATGCGGCCCACAGTATTCACCCCCTGGCTGGCCAGGGAATCAACCTGGGCTTTGCCGATGCCCAGGCCCTGGCCGAAGAGCTGTTGCGAGGTCGCGAGCGACAGTTGTCGGCTGGCGATCGCGGTGTGTTGGCCCGCTATCAGCGCCGCCGCAAAGGCGATAACCTGGCGATGATGGCGGCAATGGAGGGCTTTCAGAATTTGTTTGGCAGCTCGCTGCCGCCGCTGCGCTTGATCCGCAATATTGGTATGTCCTGGCTGGATGGGGCAGCGCCCCTAAAACGGCGGATTGTCAGCCGGGCCATGGGTATCGAGGCCGGTGTTTGA
- a CDS encoding cell division protein ZapA, translating into MDTVVVKILDKEYQVACPPDEQQGLLQAAHHLDKQMRGIRTSGKVIGLERIAVMAALNICYELIQLQQAGTSSDSENAAVKRINDKIEETLHRCRQLEIN; encoded by the coding sequence ATGGATACCGTCGTCGTCAAAATTCTCGACAAAGAATATCAAGTCGCCTGCCCACCCGATGAACAACAGGGTCTGCTACAGGCGGCCCACCATTTGGACAAGCAGATGCGGGGCATTCGCACCTCCGGTAAGGTCATCGGCCTGGAGCGTATTGCAGTGATGGCCGCCCTCAACATCTGCTATGAACTGATTCAGTTACAGCAGGCGGGTACCTCCAGCGACAGCGAAAACGCCGCCGTGAAGCGCATTAACGACAAAATTGAGGAAACCCTGCACCGCTGCCGTCAGCTGGAGATCAACTAG
- a CDS encoding energy transducer TonB, with translation MSQSAAVNTEQKSGIAQSAEGVVAIALFAVCATAGLAAWLLSGGDADSSAPPAAVVEVSAGLEAGGQEDDELAVLSDWQQRIDSEFDQRDQARRQQAQSQAMQQQAEALAAAQAAANAAQEAAAAAEARARAAERERQRALEEARRQQQVAEAEAESEPTPQQPSAPARGAQVAAAERVPAAIDWESCRRPVYPQAAVRFRQEGTVILAFNVDAQGNVEEGSVKESSGYQRLDNAALQALSRCKFEPERVAGRARASSAEVRFAWRLN, from the coding sequence ATGAGCCAAAGTGCCGCGGTCAACACAGAACAAAAATCGGGAATCGCGCAATCTGCGGAAGGGGTGGTCGCCATCGCCCTGTTTGCGGTGTGTGCCACAGCGGGATTGGCGGCCTGGCTGCTGTCGGGAGGCGATGCCGACAGCAGCGCACCGCCAGCAGCGGTGGTCGAGGTTAGCGCCGGCCTGGAGGCGGGTGGCCAAGAGGACGATGAGCTGGCGGTGCTGAGCGATTGGCAGCAGCGAATCGACAGTGAGTTTGATCAGCGCGATCAGGCCCGCCGTCAGCAGGCGCAATCCCAAGCTATGCAGCAGCAGGCTGAGGCGCTGGCGGCTGCTCAGGCGGCGGCCAATGCCGCCCAGGAAGCAGCGGCTGCCGCAGAAGCCCGGGCTCGCGCGGCCGAGCGCGAACGGCAGCGGGCTCTGGAAGAGGCGCGCCGCCAACAGCAGGTTGCCGAGGCGGAGGCTGAGTCAGAGCCCACCCCTCAGCAGCCCTCAGCGCCAGCTCGCGGGGCTCAGGTGGCCGCAGCTGAACGGGTGCCTGCCGCGATCGATTGGGAATCCTGCCGGCGACCGGTCTATCCCCAGGCGGCGGTACGCTTCCGTCAGGAGGGCACGGTGATTCTCGCGTTCAATGTCGATGCCCAGGGCAATGTGGAAGAGGGTTCGGTGAAGGAAAGCAGCGGCTATCAACGTTTGGATAACGCCGCCTTACAGGCCCTCAGTCGTTGTAAGTTTGAGCCCGAGCGTGTGGCAGGCAGGGCGCGAGCCTCCTCTGCCGAAGTGCGTTTTGCCTGGCGGCTGAATTAA